In uncultured Fibrobacter sp., a single window of DNA contains:
- a CDS encoding biotin attachment protein: MKKIKFQDTSFRDGFQSIFGARVFAKDFMPAVEAACKAGITHFEAGGGARFQALYQNCGEDAFDMMDEFRRVVGPNIRLQTLARGINVVALAPQPRDMIKLHADMFKKHGMTRIRNFDALNDVNNLIYSGKCITDAGLEHEVVVTMMELPPGCDLNAAHNPEFYERILRNILDAGVPFASVCFKDASGTTNPNKVYETFKRARKLLGDDVELRIHSHDTCGTGVAQYKAAIEGGADGVDLGRKPLSGGTAQPDLFSMFHALKGTEYKLALGEDSIVDDHIPELMEANNVAVECLKDYNFPPEARQITTDVIFSPMPGGALTANTLMMRETKTFHLFPKVIENMSECVRRGGFASSVTPVSQFYFQQAYMNTLNQAAGRGTWFKMTEGYGKMLLGYQGKTPCEPDPELVKIAADQFNMKPFKEAYPGIQCAEEILPPGIPAAKKLLEENGLPVTDETIFITGCLQTKAGNKGIEFLKGNRHIGVPKKDPNAAPAVDTKNMKAGAASTYRIALGNQSWDVQVQTLSK; this comes from the coding sequence GCCTGCAAGGCCGGCATCACCCACTTTGAAGCTGGTGGTGGCGCCCGTTTCCAGGCCCTGTACCAGAACTGCGGCGAAGACGCCTTCGACATGATGGACGAATTCCGTCGCGTTGTAGGCCCGAACATCCGCCTGCAGACCCTCGCCCGCGGTATTAACGTGGTGGCCCTCGCTCCGCAGCCGCGCGACATGATCAAGCTCCATGCCGACATGTTCAAGAAGCACGGCATGACTCGTATCCGTAACTTCGACGCCCTCAACGACGTGAACAACCTGATCTACTCCGGCAAGTGCATCACCGATGCCGGTCTGGAACACGAAGTCGTGGTGACCATGATGGAACTGCCTCCGGGATGCGACCTCAACGCCGCCCACAACCCGGAATTCTACGAACGCATCCTCCGCAACATTTTGGACGCCGGTGTTCCGTTCGCCTCTGTGTGCTTCAAGGACGCTTCCGGCACCACGAACCCGAACAAGGTGTACGAAACCTTCAAGCGCGCCCGCAAGCTCCTCGGCGACGATGTGGAACTCCGCATCCACAGCCATGACACCTGCGGTACCGGTGTGGCCCAGTACAAGGCCGCTATCGAAGGTGGCGCCGATGGCGTCGACCTCGGCCGCAAGCCGCTTTCCGGCGGTACGGCTCAGCCCGACCTGTTCTCCATGTTCCACGCCCTCAAGGGTACGGAATACAAGCTCGCCCTCGGTGAAGACAGCATCGTCGACGATCACATTCCGGAACTCATGGAAGCCAACAACGTCGCTGTTGAATGCCTCAAGGACTACAACTTCCCGCCTGAAGCACGTCAGATTACGACCGACGTGATCTTCAGCCCCATGCCGGGTGGCGCTCTTACCGCCAACACCCTCATGATGCGCGAAACCAAGACCTTCCACCTGTTCCCGAAGGTTATCGAGAACATGAGCGAATGCGTGCGCCGCGGTGGCTTTGCCTCTTCCGTGACGCCGGTTTCCCAGTTCTACTTCCAGCAGGCCTACATGAACACCCTGAACCAGGCCGCGGGCCGCGGTACGTGGTTCAAGATGACGGAAGGCTACGGCAAGATGCTCCTCGGCTACCAGGGCAAGACCCCGTGCGAACCGGATCCGGAGCTCGTGAAGATTGCCGCCGACCAGTTCAATATGAAGCCGTTCAAGGAAGCCTATCCGGGCATCCAGTGCGCCGAAGAAATCCTTCCGCCGGGCATCCCGGCTGCCAAGAAGCTCCTCGAAGAAAATGGCCTGCCGGTTACCGACGAGACCATCTTCATCACGGGCTGCCTCCAGACGAAGGCTGGCAACAAGGGTATCGAGTTCCTCAAGGGCAACCGCCACATTGGCGTGCCGAAGAAGGACCCGAACGCCGCTCCGGCCGTGGACACCAAGAACATGAAGGCCGGTGCCGCAAGCACCTACCGCATTGCCCTTGGCAACCAGAGCTGGGACGTGCAGGTTCAGACGCTCAGCAAGTAA